A section of the Euwallacea similis isolate ESF13 chromosome 9, ESF131.1, whole genome shotgun sequence genome encodes:
- the LOC136410952 gene encoding synaptic vesicle glycoprotein 2B-like isoform X1 — MCEESTCLVSPLEPAANGPNENRHTSRNNGNNALMGFHEDALSQATMGKAQIMLVVVLGLALAADCIEVKIISFILPAAELHLCIEERKKGWLVSITLLAMACGSFAWGILADHIGRKKGLALALIVAIMFAAAASVMPTYGTFMTARFGSGLGISGAFPIAFSFMTETSSRSSRAKYTGMLHSLWPLGAAYIAIVFEIAMPTLGADIVKDNKEHWSSWHRFLLLSVIPAAASIVGLIWTSESPRYLLEASREVEALAVYQRLHKLNKTKTQYGLTELELPGRSSYPEPALSNTRGVFAHGFDSVMQVFYKIFSPIYFKTTIILAILHLICGFASMGVSTFSTSMIKELREWEYLEQKRFVENQSFSGFYNDSLENVFFKDCTFHDCVFSQMNLVHVNFWNCTIRKSKFFNVKTSILSIENSVVADSQFIDTDLMPHHFINCHLTNNTFLSLISNCAVDFDYNIYLDDLRREIEIGSILMVPVLLGTGLILAKNLLSRSRILVVLWAVTCQTSLGILVFNYNFLLFSVIALALQLLLNAVLTVITLVVLEAYPCYIRCSAHGLMRSLYHIASFCSIPIYSMLTGSALIFPAFVTAFPCFVAVLLSFKIEDNSQALL, encoded by the exons ATGTGTGAAGAATCCACATGCCTAGTGTCCCCTTTAGAGCCAGCAGCAAATGGACCTAATGAAAACAGGC ACACCAGCCGCAACAATGGTAACAACGCACTCATGGGCTTCCACGAAGATGCCCTATCTCAAGCCACCATGGGCAAAGCCCAAATCATGTTGGTTGTGGTCTTGGGACTGGCATTGGCAGCTGATTGCATTGAGGTCAAGATCATCAGCTTCATTTTACCCGCAGCTGAGCTGCACTTGTGCATCGAAGAAAGGAAGAAGGGGTGGCTAG TTTCCATAACTCTCCTGGCAATGGCATGTGGATCGTTTGCCTGGGGTATTCTAGCGGATCACATAGGGAGGAAAAAAGGGCTCGCCCTAGCGTTGATAGTAGCCATTATGTTCGCTGCTGCTGCTTCTGTGATGCCAACCTATGGAACATTCATGACTGCCAG GTTTGGCTCCGGCCTGGGAATATCCGGTGCCTTCCCAATAGCATTCAGCTTCATGACAGAGACTTCTTCCCGATCGTCCCGAGCAAAGTACACTGGAATGCTCCATTCCTTATGGCCCCTAGGGGCCGCTTATATTGCAATCGTATTCGAAATTGCTATGCCCACTTTAGGAGCTGACATCGTCAAGGACAACAAGGAACATTGGAGCTCTTGGCACCG GTTTCTACTCTTGAGTGTTATTCCAGCGGCAGCGAGCATTGTGGGTTTGATATGGACTTCGGAGTCTCCAAGATATCTCTTAGAAGCCTCGAGGGAGGTTGAGGCTCTGGCAGTTTACCAGAGGCTGCACAAACTAAACAAAACAAAGACACAATATGGGCTTACGGAGCTTGAGCTCCCAGGAAGAAGCTCATATCCAGAACCAGCCTTGAGCAACACCAGAGGCGTGTTTGCTCATGGATTCGATTCT GTAATGCAAGtcttttacaaaatattctcCCCAATATACTTCAAGACCACAATAATACTGGCAATTCTGCACCTAATTTGTGGATTTGCCAGTATGGGAGTCTCAACATTCTCGACGTCCATGATTAAAGAGCTTAGAGAATGGGAATATCTGGAGCAAAAGAGATTTGTGGAGAATCAGAGCTTCTCTGGCTTCTACAATGACTCTTTAGagaatgttttctttaagGACTGCACATTTCATGACTGCGTTTTCAGTCAAATGAATCTGGTGCATGTGAATTTTTGGAATTGCACTATTCgtaaatccaaatttttcaaCGTGAAAACTTCAATCCTCTCCATAGAGAATTCTGTGGTTGCTGATTCTCA GTTTATAGACACCGATTTAATGCCTCATCACTTCATCAACTGCCATTTGACCAACAACACCTTTCTTTCTCTTATTTCAAACTGCGCAGTCGACTTTGACTATAATATTTACTTGGATGACCTGCGCAGAGAAATCGAAATTGG GTCAATTCTAATGGTACCAGTCTTATTAGGCACTGGACTAATTCTGGCAAAGAACCTGCTCTCCAGGAGTCGGATTTTAGTAGTACTATGGGCTGTTACCTGTCAGACCTCGTTGGGGATTCTCGTTTTTAATTACAACTTCTTGCTTTTTTCGGTAATAGCCCTGGCCTTGCAGCTGCTGTTAAACGCAGTTCTAACTGTGATCACTTTAGTGGTTTTAGAAGCTTATCCCTGCTATATCAG GTGCTCTGCGCATGGTCTTATGCGCAGCCTCTACCACATAGCATCATTTTGCTCCATCCCCATTTACAGCATGTTGACAGGATCAGCTCTGATTTTTCCAGCTTTCGTCACCGCTTTTCCGTGTTTCGTTGCTGTGTTACTTTCGTTTAAAATAGAGGACAATAGTCAAGCTTTACTGTGA
- the LOC136410952 gene encoding synaptic vesicle glycoprotein 2B-like isoform X2 has protein sequence MGFHEDALSQATMGKAQIMLVVVLGLALAADCIEVKIISFILPAAELHLCIEERKKGWLVSITLLAMACGSFAWGILADHIGRKKGLALALIVAIMFAAAASVMPTYGTFMTARFGSGLGISGAFPIAFSFMTETSSRSSRAKYTGMLHSLWPLGAAYIAIVFEIAMPTLGADIVKDNKEHWSSWHRFLLLSVIPAAASIVGLIWTSESPRYLLEASREVEALAVYQRLHKLNKTKTQYGLTELELPGRSSYPEPALSNTRGVFAHGFDSVMQVFYKIFSPIYFKTTIILAILHLICGFASMGVSTFSTSMIKELREWEYLEQKRFVENQSFSGFYNDSLENVFFKDCTFHDCVFSQMNLVHVNFWNCTIRKSKFFNVKTSILSIENSVVADSQFIDTDLMPHHFINCHLTNNTFLSLISNCAVDFDYNIYLDDLRREIEIGSILMVPVLLGTGLILAKNLLSRSRILVVLWAVTCQTSLGILVFNYNFLLFSVIALALQLLLNAVLTVITLVVLEAYPCYIRCSAHGLMRSLYHIASFCSIPIYSMLTGSALIFPAFVTAFPCFVAVLLSFKIEDNSQALL, from the exons ATGGGCTTCCACGAAGATGCCCTATCTCAAGCCACCATGGGCAAAGCCCAAATCATGTTGGTTGTGGTCTTGGGACTGGCATTGGCAGCTGATTGCATTGAGGTCAAGATCATCAGCTTCATTTTACCCGCAGCTGAGCTGCACTTGTGCATCGAAGAAAGGAAGAAGGGGTGGCTAG TTTCCATAACTCTCCTGGCAATGGCATGTGGATCGTTTGCCTGGGGTATTCTAGCGGATCACATAGGGAGGAAAAAAGGGCTCGCCCTAGCGTTGATAGTAGCCATTATGTTCGCTGCTGCTGCTTCTGTGATGCCAACCTATGGAACATTCATGACTGCCAG GTTTGGCTCCGGCCTGGGAATATCCGGTGCCTTCCCAATAGCATTCAGCTTCATGACAGAGACTTCTTCCCGATCGTCCCGAGCAAAGTACACTGGAATGCTCCATTCCTTATGGCCCCTAGGGGCCGCTTATATTGCAATCGTATTCGAAATTGCTATGCCCACTTTAGGAGCTGACATCGTCAAGGACAACAAGGAACATTGGAGCTCTTGGCACCG GTTTCTACTCTTGAGTGTTATTCCAGCGGCAGCGAGCATTGTGGGTTTGATATGGACTTCGGAGTCTCCAAGATATCTCTTAGAAGCCTCGAGGGAGGTTGAGGCTCTGGCAGTTTACCAGAGGCTGCACAAACTAAACAAAACAAAGACACAATATGGGCTTACGGAGCTTGAGCTCCCAGGAAGAAGCTCATATCCAGAACCAGCCTTGAGCAACACCAGAGGCGTGTTTGCTCATGGATTCGATTCT GTAATGCAAGtcttttacaaaatattctcCCCAATATACTTCAAGACCACAATAATACTGGCAATTCTGCACCTAATTTGTGGATTTGCCAGTATGGGAGTCTCAACATTCTCGACGTCCATGATTAAAGAGCTTAGAGAATGGGAATATCTGGAGCAAAAGAGATTTGTGGAGAATCAGAGCTTCTCTGGCTTCTACAATGACTCTTTAGagaatgttttctttaagGACTGCACATTTCATGACTGCGTTTTCAGTCAAATGAATCTGGTGCATGTGAATTTTTGGAATTGCACTATTCgtaaatccaaatttttcaaCGTGAAAACTTCAATCCTCTCCATAGAGAATTCTGTGGTTGCTGATTCTCA GTTTATAGACACCGATTTAATGCCTCATCACTTCATCAACTGCCATTTGACCAACAACACCTTTCTTTCTCTTATTTCAAACTGCGCAGTCGACTTTGACTATAATATTTACTTGGATGACCTGCGCAGAGAAATCGAAATTGG GTCAATTCTAATGGTACCAGTCTTATTAGGCACTGGACTAATTCTGGCAAAGAACCTGCTCTCCAGGAGTCGGATTTTAGTAGTACTATGGGCTGTTACCTGTCAGACCTCGTTGGGGATTCTCGTTTTTAATTACAACTTCTTGCTTTTTTCGGTAATAGCCCTGGCCTTGCAGCTGCTGTTAAACGCAGTTCTAACTGTGATCACTTTAGTGGTTTTAGAAGCTTATCCCTGCTATATCAG GTGCTCTGCGCATGGTCTTATGCGCAGCCTCTACCACATAGCATCATTTTGCTCCATCCCCATTTACAGCATGTTGACAGGATCAGCTCTGATTTTTCCAGCTTTCGTCACCGCTTTTCCGTGTTTCGTTGCTGTGTTACTTTCGTTTAAAATAGAGGACAATAGTCAAGCTTTACTGTGA
- the Dhfr gene encoding dihydrofolate reductase isoform X1 — translation MGVKLKLIVAASENMGIGKSGTLPWRLKNEMAYFSKMTTTTKQTSCKNVVIMGRKTWDSIPGKYKPLPGRINFILSRSNLNLEQFPDTFAFKSFDQAYETLQDSKFQQSYEDVWVIGGSSLYEEALASPYFQKLYLTKIQKNFDCDTFLPIVLETLKEVSEEDIPQGLQEENGLRYTYHVYVKA, via the exons atggGCGTTAAATTAAAGCTGATAGTGGCAGCAAGCGAAAACATGGGAATTGGTAAGAGCGGAACCTTGCCATGGCGGTTGAA AAACGAGATGGCGTACTTTAGCAAAATGACTACTACTACGAAGCAGACAAGCTGTAAAAATGTAGTCATCATGGGCAGGAAAACATGGGATAGCATTCCGGGCAAATACAAGCCACTACCCGGCAGGATAAACTTCATTCTGAGCCgatcaaatttaaacttagAGCAATTTCCAGACACGTTTGCCTTTAAGAGCTTTGATCAAGCCTATGAAACGCTCCAAGACTCAAAATTTCAGCAGAGCTATGAAGATGTGTGGGTGATCGGAGGATCTAGTTTGTATGag gAGGCCTTGGCTTCACCGTATTTCCAGAAGCTTTATTTAACCAAAATCCAGAAAAACTTTGATTGCGACACATTTCTCCCTATTGTTTTGGAAACCTTAAAAGAAGTCAG TGAAGAAGACATTCCCCAGGGCCTTCAGGAGGAAAACGGCCTTCGGTATACTTACCACGTTTATGTCAAAGCTTAG
- the Dhfr gene encoding dihydrofolate reductase isoform X2, producing the protein MAYFSKMTTTTKQTSCKNVVIMGRKTWDSIPGKYKPLPGRINFILSRSNLNLEQFPDTFAFKSFDQAYETLQDSKFQQSYEDVWVIGGSSLYEEALASPYFQKLYLTKIQKNFDCDTFLPIVLETLKEVSEEDIPQGLQEENGLRYTYHVYVKA; encoded by the exons ATGGCGTACTTTAGCAAAATGACTACTACTACGAAGCAGACAAGCTGTAAAAATGTAGTCATCATGGGCAGGAAAACATGGGATAGCATTCCGGGCAAATACAAGCCACTACCCGGCAGGATAAACTTCATTCTGAGCCgatcaaatttaaacttagAGCAATTTCCAGACACGTTTGCCTTTAAGAGCTTTGATCAAGCCTATGAAACGCTCCAAGACTCAAAATTTCAGCAGAGCTATGAAGATGTGTGGGTGATCGGAGGATCTAGTTTGTATGag gAGGCCTTGGCTTCACCGTATTTCCAGAAGCTTTATTTAACCAAAATCCAGAAAAACTTTGATTGCGACACATTTCTCCCTATTGTTTTGGAAACCTTAAAAGAAGTCAG TGAAGAAGACATTCCCCAGGGCCTTCAGGAGGAAAACGGCCTTCGGTATACTTACCACGTTTATGTCAAAGCTTAG